Below is a genomic region from Butyrivibrio sp. AE3004.
GCTTTTTCCCAATTGTCTGATGCCCATTCCCTGACCATCTTCCACTATCGGAACGATCGGACATGTAGCAAAATTGTAGATGTTATATGCCGGAATCAATGCCCAGAGAACTGCCAGCCACCTCCAACTGCCCATCCCAAATAGCGCAAAGAACACAGTTGATATCACTATGGTTCCAACAGCACCCCAGCAATAAAAGGAATGCAAAAGACTCATCGTCGCATCTTTATTTTCGAAAGGACAGGCCTCAATGATTGGACTAACCAGCACTTCGATAAGCCCACATCCCATGGCATATACTGTCACACTGATAAGTATTCCCGCAAATGCATCCGATAACATATCCGGTAAAAAAGCAAGCCCAATAAGCCCCACAGCAGAACAAACTTCTGATATCACTATGGAAACCCTGTATCCTATTCTGTCAACAAACTTTGCACAGAAAAGATCTATAAGAAGCTGAGTAAAGAAATAAACTGTTGATATCAGCGCAATATTACCAAGGGATATCCCATAGTCCTTATGAAACTTCAAAAACAAAAGTGGTGCGAAATTTGCGGCTATTGCCTGGGTTATAAATCCAAGATAACAGGCAAGCTTTGTTTTTCTATATTCCGGCATTTTGATTTCTCC
It encodes:
- a CDS encoding MFS transporter is translated as MPEYRKTKLACYLGFITQAIAANFAPLLFLKFHKDYGISLGNIALISTVYFFTQLLIDLFCAKFVDRIGYRVSIVISEVCSAVGLIGLAFLPDMLSDAFAGILISVTVYAMGCGLIEVLVSPIIEACPFENKDATMSLLHSFYCWGAVGTIVISTVFFALFGMGSWRWLAVLWALIPAYNIYNFATCPIVPIVEDGQGMGIRQLGKSRIIYGKYGEKLDLMKFMIGSGTLCVICYLMASLSANPVIGLIGCTLCGFSVGIMWPGTISISSKKFPTGGTAMFALLAMAGDLGGSIGPAIVGKVTQYASDNIRAGMGVGLIFPIVLIAMLIIMGKANENKRKADYT